The following coding sequences lie in one Pectobacterium sp. A5351 genomic window:
- the fhuD gene encoding Fe(3+)-hydroxamate ABC transporter substrate-binding protein FhuD yields MMPECFSSPPSPDPLRRRLLTALLLSPLVYSAASRGGTRDFPDLNRIVALEWLPVELLLALGITPFAIADKHNYNLWVKEPALPESVIDVGLRTEPNLELLTQIRPSMILYSEGYGPSVAKMSRISPMLGFGFSSEQGKPLTAAQSSVMKLADALNMKAAGERHLTELAQFLQQEKITLQPYTQRPLLLITLVDSRHVLVIGKNSLFQEVMDHIGIENAWRGETSFWGSTIVGIESLAEIGDAHVLCFEHGDSAALDRLDSNPIWQAMPFVRQQRVQRVPAVWLYGGTLSAMRFCRVLNQALEARNHG; encoded by the coding sequence ATGATGCCTGAATGTTTTTCTTCTCCACCCTCTCCCGATCCGCTACGCCGTCGTTTGCTGACGGCGCTGCTGCTGTCCCCACTGGTTTATTCGGCGGCAAGCAGGGGAGGAACGCGTGATTTTCCCGATCTAAACCGCATTGTGGCGCTGGAATGGTTGCCGGTTGAGCTGCTTCTGGCACTAGGCATCACACCCTTCGCGATCGCGGATAAACATAACTACAACCTGTGGGTGAAAGAGCCTGCACTGCCTGAATCGGTAATTGATGTGGGGCTGCGTACCGAACCTAATCTGGAATTGCTGACGCAGATTCGCCCATCCATGATTCTTTACTCTGAAGGCTACGGTCCTTCGGTCGCGAAAATGTCCCGTATCTCTCCGATGCTGGGCTTTGGCTTTAGCAGCGAACAGGGAAAACCGCTGACGGCGGCACAGTCCTCGGTCATGAAACTGGCTGATGCGCTAAATATGAAGGCGGCCGGGGAACGACACCTGACGGAACTGGCGCAGTTTCTCCAGCAGGAAAAAATCACCCTTCAGCCGTATACCCAGCGGCCTCTGCTGCTGATCACGCTGGTCGACAGTCGCCATGTGTTGGTGATTGGCAAGAACAGCCTGTTTCAGGAAGTGATGGATCACATCGGGATAGAGAATGCCTGGCGTGGTGAAACCAGCTTCTGGGGCAGTACGATTGTGGGTATTGAAAGCTTGGCGGAGATCGGCGATGCCCATGTGCTCTGTTTTGAACACGGTGATAGTGCCGCGCTCGATCGGCTTGATAGCAATCCGATCTGGCAGGCCATGCCGTTTGTACGTCAACAGCGTGTGCAGCGCGTGCCGGCTGTCTGGCTGTATGGCGGAACGCTCTCGGCGATGCGCTTCTGCCGTGTATTGAATCAGGCACTGGAGGCGAGAAATCATGGCTAA